The Brassica oleracea var. oleracea cultivar TO1000 chromosome C7, BOL, whole genome shotgun sequence sequence GTCAACTTTTCCACGAGACGCAAGTCATGAAAATAGTTTTTTTCTGTCATCTAATGCTTTATTATAACATGCAATGAAGAAGTTCATTCTTTTATCAGTTACAAATTACATTGGTTACTAGCCATGAAATCATTTTTTCATAAATAAAAATTATACACTAGCATATTCTAAAAATTATACACACAGAAGGATAGTCTATAATATCAAATTTGTCACAAAAATAGATTTGCTCGGAGATATCTGATAAGTTGGATGATACACAGAAAACTAACATGATATATGCACTAGTCTAGTATGACACATATAAATTAAGAAATAGTTCAAATTATTAAATTTGTAATAAAAAAAATTCTGGAGTTATTGTATAGTATGAGTAATAGATTCTTATTTATACTATATATATAATGTATCGTGTTTTAAATTTCTGTGTGCACATTCTCTTTTGTCTAGTTTTGTTGTAATCCCTGGGTTATGATTGGCTCATAAGGGGAAAGGGCTTTATAAAAAAAAGCGTCGGCGTATGTTTAAAACCACGACTTTGTCCTTACCGAAAGTTTGTCCCTCGCAAGTCAACAGCAGCTCCAAGCACGACGAGTCGACGTTTTCTAGCCAGTTTGTCGTCACCACGTTCTACAAATAGGAATCCGCCACGTGTTCGAACACAGTACCGGATTTATTGTCGGAACAAACCTAATCACAATAGCTGTTTTGTTGAGGCAAAACACAAGTTCACTCCTCCCACCCATGGATACTACTATTTCATATAGTAACTTTTATGGGTTTTTCCAATTCAAAATCGAAAAGATTCCTTACACTTTGTTGGCATCAAATGGTGAAAAGAGGAAACGTGCGAGTTAGAGAAAGAGTGAATATAGCTAGCAACAAAACAAAAGAAAACAACTTGACTTTTGGAGGGCCCAATCAACTTTGAAAACGGGCCAAGAGACAATACAGACTTAATATCTGTGGGTTCCAGGTGAGGGGCCCTTTTCATTCATTGCCACAACGAATCGCGTCTTCGCTTATCACATCAAGAAAGCTAGTAGAAACTGTGCTTGTGTAAACGCAAATTTAGAAAAGTTTGATTGCTAATCACTTAAAGGTATTGAAACTTTCATGATAACCAAACAGAAAATTTTGATATATTCTTCTTGTTCTTGAGTCCAATAAAATTAAGATGTAGGCTTGACATTGTAAATTATGATCAAGGAAATCTTAAATAATTTTAAATTTTTACACCATCTCTTTAACATTTTAATCAAATTGATTTCTCCAAGATAGCTTAAACTTGCTTGTTGCTCAAAAGTGAGAATGGTATGCTTTATTATATGACTCCTTCATGAATGCTATGCTTCAGTTGGCTCGAGGGACATAGCACAGTTGGTAGAGTTCTGCACTTGCAACAATTATTGTAATGGAGTGAAAGACATACCTTAAACGTTAAAACACAGATGATATGCACTTTACATTCACAATTTACATATGGGTCGGATATCTCAAGGATTTAATTGATGTAATAGTAACAAAATACTCCCTCCGTTTTCACATGATGTTATTCCTTAGTGCACAAAGATTAAAAATTTTATTTTTCTCTAAAAAATAGTTTTAAAAATATAATTTTAAAATCATCCAACTAATTACATCTAACTAATTACAGAACTGACTACAACATCTAATTGATTACACAGTTTTCAATAAAGTTAAAAACAACATAAAAATACCAAAACATCATATATTTTGAAACAACATAAATCATCTAAAACATCATCTATTATGAAACGGAAGAAGTATATTCTTTGGTAGGAAGTTATAAGTCACTAAATAACTGAAACAAAACACAAGTGATAATGAGATCTAGGGAGGCCAACAAGAAACGCATTTAACCAAGATAAGAGTTATATATATACCTCTTCCCAAGGTGCAATAAAACCAAATAACCAATTATGAATCAAATATGGTAATAACCGTTGAAAACAACATATTCTAGAACTCTCCAACGACTTTGATAGCGTCATGAGGTGTGTCGTAAACATTCTTGGACCGAGATTTCTTGACACCAGCAGTGAACCAGAGCTTGTCGGACTTCGAGCTCTCGACTGAGACTGTGGTGACTTTAACCCAAACCAACACTTTCGTCTTCATCCCTTCAACACCCATCAGTTTCCCTCTAAGCAAGATCCCTTTAACGCGCGTGGCGTACCTTATCGCTGATCCGTCTTTGAATGTGACTTCGCACGGTGTAGAGAAGAAGACAGTGAGTTTGTTCTTGGTCTCATCGAATTCGTAGCAGATTATGTTTTGTGGGAAGAGTCCTGGTGGTAAGTTGTATTCCTTAAGTAAATCTGGTAAGCTTTTCAGTGGCTTTCCTGTTTAAATAGGAGAAAACATAAAAGTAACATTGCATGTTAGAATCTTGGATAGTTTATCACTGAGAATAATAAAAAATGGTGTTACCTTTAAGCAGAGCCGTGCTTCAAGTGTATCCAAAAAGGCTTTCGCCTAGGGCCCCCAAAATATATAGTTTTTTTAGGGCCCCAAATTTCCAAAAATTATTAGTAGTATATTGGTTTAAGTTTGCCATTTATTATTCAATACAAGTTCAATTATCTACATTGCTTTTTAAAAAAATGAGTATTTTATTTTATTGTCAATTTTCCAAATTGAAAAAAGGAATATATGTTTTATATGTCAAACTCCTAAATAAAAAGGAAAAAGTGCAGTTATACTTAATATATTTGGCATTGCCACAAGATTACAAGAGACCTCTTGAAGTTTTGAACTTCTTGAAAGGAAGGGAAGAGTGTTATCCAAACTCATGGATTGCTTATCAAATATTATTGACGATTCCAGTTTCTGTCGCCACTGCTGAAAGAAGCTTTTCCAAGTTAAAGCTAATAAAGTCTTATCTTCGATCAACCATGTCACAAGAAAGATTAAATGGTCTAGCAATTATATCGATTGAGAGAGAATTAGTTAGGAATCTAGATTATGATAATTTGATTAAAGAGTTTATTGAAAAAGAGGGAAGAGAAATTTTGTCTTAGTTTTTTAAAGTTATTGTCTTAATATTTTTTTTTCAAATATATATTGTACTATGATAAAAAAAAATTTTATAAAGGGGTCCCATTTTTATATTCGCCTCAGGCCCCATTAAACCTTCGCACGGCTCTGCCTTTAAGCTTGTTGAAAACCCATTTGGCTTTCTCTTCAACGGTACTAGAGAAAGTCTGGAAACAAAAGAAAGGAATCATGTTTCCTTTTGAGGCAATATGGGACAAGAGAAGAAAGTGCAAATTTGATCGCATGTCAAATACATAGTGAAGCCTTTTAACACGACACAAAATGATAATTATAGTCAAGTAGTACCGAATCAAATCTAAAATATAGTGCAAATCAACCATAGTATAAGCGAACATATAACCAAGCCAATGAACACAGGACCTATCAAGGTAACCTATATAGAGCATGTGTCTAAAAATGGTCACAGAATCAATCATTCCACATATCAAAATTCAAACAAATAGCCAACAAGCCTATGAACACAACACCAGTGAGGTAACCTGTCATGAAATCAATATCAAC is a genomic window containing:
- the LOC106304226 gene encoding uncharacterized protein At5g01610, with the translated sequence MEKVLTKVTSFKVGGSWVSKKAKEELTNITNDLTTFSSTVEEKAKWVFNKLKGKPLKSLPDLLKEYNLPPGLFPQNIICYEFDETKNKLTVFFSTPCEVTFKDGSAIRYATRVKGILLRGKLMGVEGMKTKVLVWVKVTTVSVESSKSDKLWFTAGVKKSRSKNVYDTPHDAIKVVGEF